CGTTAGAGACCTTCTATCGGACACTTTTCTCCATCCCTGGCTTCCGTTTGTCCGTTAAAGACCTTCTATCGGACACTTTTCTCCATCCCTGGCTTACGTTTGTCCGTTAGAGACCTTCTATCGGACACTTTTCTCCATCCCTGGCTTACGTTTGTCCGTTAGAGACCTTCTATCGGACACTTTTCTCCATCCCTCGGCTTCGGTTTGTCCGTTAAAGACTTTCTATCGGACACTTTTCTCCTCCCTGGCTTACGTTTGTCCGTTAGAGACCTTCTATCGGACACTTTTCTCCATCCCTGGCTTACGTTTGTCCGTTAGAGACCTTCTATCGGACACTTTTCTTCATCCCTTGGCTTCGGTTTGTCCGTTAGAGACCTTCTATCGGACACTTTTCTCCATCCCTCGGCTTCGGTTTGTCCGTTAGAGACCTTCTATCGGACACTTTTCTCCATCCCTGGCTTACGTTTGTCCGTTAGAGACCTTCTATCAATGATCCCCAGCCTTCTCCCTCCATGCTTAAAATAGCAAAACAAGCCGCAGTTTTTACTCTGCGGCTTGTTCCATGTTGTCTTTTTTTACTTAGCTTGTTTTGCAGCTTCTACTGCTGCTTCGTAGTTCGGGTGGTCTGTAGCTTCGCTAACATATTCCACGTAAGTTACTTTGTCGTTTGAGTCGACAACGAAAACTGCGCGGGCCAGGAGGCGAAGTTCCTTAATTGCCACTCCATAAGCTTCACCGAATGAAAGGTCGCGGTGGTCTGATAGAGTCTGGACGTTTTCGATTCCAGCTGCTCCGCACCAGCGCTTTTGCGCGAATGGAAGGTCAACGCTGATAGTCAGGATTTTAACGTTATCAAGGTTTGATGCTTCTTCATTGAAACGGCGTGTCTGCGCATCACAAACACCTGTGTCTAGTGAAGGTACTACACTGATGAGTCGAACCTGTCCTTTTGAATCCTGCAAAGTAACTTCAGAAAGATCGTTTGCAAGCACTTTGAAATCAGGTGCCTGGTCCCCTACCTTTACTTCATTTCCTGGTAATGTAACTGGGTTCCCCTTAAATGTAACAGATGCCATACCTGCTCATCCTCCTTGTCCATTTTATGTACAGTGTTAATATATCTTTTAAAGAATTTTTTTGCAATTATTTAAAATTAAAAGGTTGAAATCTCTTGTCTGGCATATCCCCTGACATAAGGAAGCTGCCTCTTCACCATGAAAAGGCAGCATCGTCCTAAAAATCAAGATCGTTTTTCGGCCCGTTATAGTCATTTTGGCTCTGGTTCTTGTTTTGGCTGCCTTCCTGACTTCCCTGATCTTTCTTTGACATCATCTGCTGGATCTTTTCCACTGCTTGTGGTGCCAGGTCAAGAATTTTCTCGTAAAGATGGGTGCTCTCGTCGAGATGGAGCATCTTGACTCCTCTTGAACTTACAATCAGGAAAGCGATTGGAGTGATGGATACACCGCCGCCGCTACCACCGCCAAATGGGTGCTGCGGACCACCTGACTGTCCTCCTGAGCCACCAGACCCGCCTGATCCTCCCTTTGAACTTTCCAAAACGAATTCACTTCCGCCTGCTGCAAATCCGAAACCCACCTTTGAAACTGTCAGGATTACGCTTCCATCCGGTGTTTCAACAGGGTCCCCAATGATTGTGTTGACATCAATCATTTCTTTCAAGCTTTCCATGGCAGTTGTCATTAGTCCTTGAATTGGATGGTCGGACATTCCTGTTTCCTCCTTATTTTATACAGAATTAGTATTGTCACCAGAAAGTGCGGACAATTGCTTTGATTTGAATTCTGGCCAGCCGCCTTTCCAATATTTAACCAGCTTTATTCCTGCTAAAATAGCATGCCCGACTCTGACTTGAATCATACATTTAAAACTAGTAATTGAAATGGTTTGCTGGAAGTTTGGCGTAATCGACATTACAGGCATCTCTTTCAGTTTCATATAATGACTCAGAATACCGATGACACCGCCTTTAGCTGCCCAAAATGCACCGGTAATCACACCAGTAGCTGCCGCATCGCCAACACCAACCATCGTATGCCATTCTATATTTCTCAACGTTACTTTTTTCAAAAAACCCCGGACAATCTTATGGAAGCCAGCGATGTGGCTAAGGATCTGCCTGACATCATGGATGCTGTTAAGCAC
The nucleotide sequence above comes from Mesobacillus jeotgali. Encoded proteins:
- the tpx gene encoding thiol peroxidase, encoding MASVTFKGNPVTLPGNEVKVGDQAPDFKVLANDLSEVTLQDSKGQVRLISVVPSLDTGVCDAQTRRFNEEASNLDNVKILTISVDLPFAQKRWCGAAGIENVQTLSDHRDLSFGEAYGVAIKELRLLARAVFVVDSNDKVTYVEYVSEATDHPNYEAAVEAAKQAK
- the ytfJ gene encoding GerW family sporulation protein, which gives rise to MSDHPIQGLMTTAMESLKEMIDVNTIIGDPVETPDGSVILTVSKVGFGFAAGGSEFVLESSKGGSGGSGGSGGQSGGPQHPFGGGSGGGVSITPIAFLIVSSRGVKMLHLDESTHLYEKILDLAPQAVEKIQQMMSKKDQGSQEGSQNKNQSQNDYNGPKNDLDF
- a CDS encoding DUF2953 domain-containing protein; protein product: MMKWVLLVILLLTVLAIIILFTRVKIFLDYFHGNDNDHFKLTIKAWGGLIKYKIEVPVVKIDDNSPTIIAEEKIQAGPDQNKNQQKTSQVGKNDVLNSIHDVRQILSHIAGFHKIVRGFLKKVTLRNIEWHTMVGVGDAAATGVITGAFWAAKGGVIGILSHYMKLKEMPVMSITPNFQQTISITSFKCMIQVRVGHAILAGIKLVKYWKGGWPEFKSKQLSALSGDNTNSV